A stretch of the Cyprinus carpio isolate SPL01 chromosome B4, ASM1834038v1, whole genome shotgun sequence genome encodes the following:
- the LOC109079207 gene encoding mitogen-activated protein kinase 12-like isoform X2, whose protein sequence is MKHANVVGLLDVFTSEILLDRFQDFYLVMPFMGTDLGKLMKMQRLSEDRVQFLVYQILRGLKYIHSAGIIHRDLKPGNLAVNQDCELKILDFGLARQADSEMTGYVVSRWYRAPEVILNWMHYSQTVDIWSVGCIMAEMLLGRPLFKGNDYLDQLREIMKITGTPAPDFIMKLQSQDAKNYIRGLPKVPKKDLNTIFFNASSETVNALEQMLVLDPDKRVSTAEALELPLFTEFREPEEETEALPYDHSMDNTEMPLDQWKRHTFTEILLFQPPITEIRDSKEIPL, encoded by the exons ATGAAACACGCGAAT GTTGTTGGACTGCTGGATGTCTTTACCTCGGAAATACTGTTGGACAGATTTCAGGATTT TTACCTGGTGATGCCGTTTATGGGCACTGATTTGGGAAAGCTGATGAAGATGCAGAGACTATCGGAGGACAGGGTGCAGTTTCTGGTCTATCAGATACTAAGGGGTCTGAAG TACATTCATTCAGCCGGGATCATTCACAGG GATCTCAAACCAGGAAATCTGGCAGTGAACCAGGACTGCGAGTTGAAG atcTTGGACTTTGGACTTGCACGTCAAGCAGATTCAGAGATGACAGGTTATGTTGTAAGCCGCTGGTACAGAGCACCGGAGGTTATCCTCAACTGGATGCACTACTCACAAACAG ttgATATCTGGTCAGTGGGCTGCATCATGGCGGAGATGTTGCTTGGAAGGCCACTTTTTAAAGGAAACGact ATCTGGACCAGCTGAGAGAGATCATGAAAATCACAGGAACACCAGCACCAGATTTCATCATGAAGCTACAGAGCCAAGAT GCCAAAAACTACATCAGAGGTCTACCTAAAGTACCAAAGAAAGActtaaacactattttctttaaTGCCAGCTCAGAAA CGGTGAACGCTCTGGAGCAGATGCTGGTTCTGGATCCAGACAAACGCGTGAGCACTGCAGAAGCGCTTGAGCTTCCACTGTTCACAGAGTTCAGAGAACCTGAGGAAGAGACGGAGGCCCTGCCTTATGATCACTCTATGGACAACACAGAAATGCCTCTGGATCAATGGAAAC GTCACACTTTTACAGAGATCCTCTTATTCCAGCCACCCATCACAGAGATCAGAGACTCCAAAGAAATACCCCTCTGA
- the LOC109079207 gene encoding mitogen-activated protein kinase 12-like isoform X1 gives MLLRTRAGFYRQETNGTVWDVPERYSDLIQIGTGAYGTVCSAADHKTGERVAIKKLHRPFQSRLFAKRAYRELRLLKHMKHANVVGLLDVFTSEILLDRFQDFYLVMPFMGTDLGKLMKMQRLSEDRVQFLVYQILRGLKYIHSAGIIHRDLKPGNLAVNQDCELKILDFGLARQADSEMTGYVVSRWYRAPEVILNWMHYSQTVDIWSVGCIMAEMLLGRPLFKGNDYLDQLREIMKITGTPAPDFIMKLQSQDAKNYIRGLPKVPKKDLNTIFFNASSETVNALEQMLVLDPDKRVSTAEALELPLFTEFREPEEETEALPYDHSMDNTEMPLDQWKRHTFTEILLFQPPITEIRDSKEIPL, from the exons ATGTTACTCCGAACCAGGGCAGGATTTTATCGCCAGGAGACAAACGGAACCGTTTGGGACGTGCCGGAGAGATACAGCGATCTCATTCAGATAGGAACCGGAGCATACGGAACGGTCTG TTCAGCCGCTGACCATAAGACGGGAGAGCGTGTGGCCATCAAGAAGCTCCACCGGCCGTTCCAGTCCAGACTGTTCGCCAAACGCGCTTACAGAGAGCTGCGACTGCTCAAGCACATGAAACACGCGAAT GTTGTTGGACTGCTGGATGTCTTTACCTCGGAAATACTGTTGGACAGATTTCAGGATTT TTACCTGGTGATGCCGTTTATGGGCACTGATTTGGGAAAGCTGATGAAGATGCAGAGACTATCGGAGGACAGGGTGCAGTTTCTGGTCTATCAGATACTAAGGGGTCTGAAG TACATTCATTCAGCCGGGATCATTCACAGG GATCTCAAACCAGGAAATCTGGCAGTGAACCAGGACTGCGAGTTGAAG atcTTGGACTTTGGACTTGCACGTCAAGCAGATTCAGAGATGACAGGTTATGTTGTAAGCCGCTGGTACAGAGCACCGGAGGTTATCCTCAACTGGATGCACTACTCACAAACAG ttgATATCTGGTCAGTGGGCTGCATCATGGCGGAGATGTTGCTTGGAAGGCCACTTTTTAAAGGAAACGact ATCTGGACCAGCTGAGAGAGATCATGAAAATCACAGGAACACCAGCACCAGATTTCATCATGAAGCTACAGAGCCAAGAT GCCAAAAACTACATCAGAGGTCTACCTAAAGTACCAAAGAAAGActtaaacactattttctttaaTGCCAGCTCAGAAA CGGTGAACGCTCTGGAGCAGATGCTGGTTCTGGATCCAGACAAACGCGTGAGCACTGCAGAAGCGCTTGAGCTTCCACTGTTCACAGAGTTCAGAGAACCTGAGGAAGAGACGGAGGCCCTGCCTTATGATCACTCTATGGACAACACAGAAATGCCTCTGGATCAATGGAAAC GTCACACTTTTACAGAGATCCTCTTATTCCAGCCACCCATCACAGAGATCAGAGACTCCAAAGAAATACCCCTCTGA
- the LOC109079208 gene encoding mitogen-activated protein kinase 11-like isoform X2, with protein sequence MAQYGESSSSAYDVRLRQKVAVKKLSRPFQSLIHSRRTYRELRLLKHMKHENVIGLLDVFTPAASLEEFNEVYLVTNLMGADLNNIVKFQRLSDEHVQFLIYQLLRGLKYIHSAGLIHRDLKPSNVAVNEDCELRVRKTLLLILLQSIHRKYLNYHSAFLLLIFIFFNQNCQILDFGLARQTDDEMTGYVATRWYRAPEIMLNWMHYNQTVDIWSVGCIMGELLKGKVLFPGNDYIDQLKRIMEVVGTPTPDVLKKISSEHAQKYIQSLPHMPQQDLEKIFRGANPLAVDLLKKMLVLDCDGRISASEALCHSYFSQYHDPEDEPEAPPYDQTPESKDRTLEEWKELVFEEVSNFKDPPNKPESLQAEQ encoded by the exons ATGGCTCAGTATGGTGAGTCTAGCAG CTCAGCATATGATGTGCGCCTTCGTCAGAAAGTGGCCGTCAAGAAGCTCTCCAGGCCTTTCCAGTCCCTCATCCACAGCAGAAGAACGTACAGAGAACTGAGACTCCTCAAACACATGAAACATGAGAAT GTTATTGGACTGCTGGATGTTTTCACTCCAGCAGCTTCTCTTGAAGAATTCAATGAGGT ATATCTTGTGACCAACCTGATGGGAGCCGATCTCAACAACATTGTCAAATTTCAGAGACTTTCAGATGAACATGTACAATTCCTCATTTATCAACTTCTCCGGGGCCTTAAG TACATCCATTCAGCTGGGCTGATCCACAGA GACTTAAAGCCAAGCAATGTAGCGGTGAATGAAGATTGTGAACTCAGGGTGAGAAAAACTCTCCTTTTGATTCTTTTGCAGTCTATACACAGAAAATACCTGAATTACCACAGTGcatttcttttgttaatttttatattttttaatcaaaactgtCAGATCCTGGATTTTGGATTAGCCAGGCAGACAGATGATGAGATGACGGGTTACGTGGCGACTCGTTGGTACCGAGCACCTGAGATCATGCTCAACTGGATGCATTACAACCAGACAG TGGATATCTGGTCTGTCGGATGCATCATGGGTGAACTTCTAAAGGGGAAGGTTTTGTTTCCTGGCAACGATT ATATAGATCAGCTCAAGAGAATCATGGAGGTTGTAGGCACTCCTACGCCTGACGTTTTGAAGAAGATATCCTCCGAACAT GCTCAGAAGTACATCCAGTCTCTTCCACACATGCCTCAGCAGGACCTGGAGAAGATATTTAGAGGAGCAAATCCTCTGG CGGttgatctgttaaaaaaaatgctggtgtTAGACTGTGATGGGAGGATTTCAGCCAGCGAAGCTCTGTGTCATTCGTACTTTTCCCAATACCACGATCCTGAAGATGAACCTGAGGCACCTCCGTATGATCAGACCCCTGAGAGCAAGGATCGCACGCTGGAGGAGTGGAAGG AGCTGGTGTTTGAGGAAGTTAGCAATTTTAAAGATCCTCCCAATAAACCTGAAAGTCTTCAGGCTGAACAATAA
- the LOC109079208 gene encoding mitogen-activated protein kinase 11-like isoform X3 → MSTRPGFYRQELNKTVWEVPERYQNLTPVGSGAYGSVCSAYDVRLRQKVAVKKLSRPFQSLIHSRRTYRELRLLKHMKHENVIGLLDVFTPAASLEEFNEVYLVTNLMGADLNNIVKFQRLSDEHVQFLIYQLLRGLKYIHSAGLIHRDLKPSNVAVNEDCELRILDFGLARQTDDEMTGYVATRWYRAPEIMLNWMHYNQTVDIWSVGCIMGELLKGKVLFPGNDYIDQLKRIMEVVGTPTPDVLKKISSEHAQKYIQSLPHMPQQDLEKIFRGANPLAVDLLKKMLVLDCDGRISASEALCHSYFSQYHDPEDEPEAPPYDQTPESKDRTLEEWKELVFEEVSNFKDPPNKPESLQAEQ, encoded by the exons ATGTCGACAAGACCGGGATTCTACCGGCAAGAACTAAACAAGACTGTCTGGGAGGTGCCAGAACGGTACCAGAATCTCACACCGGTTGGATCGGGGGCATATGGCTCAGTATG CTCAGCATATGATGTGCGCCTTCGTCAGAAAGTGGCCGTCAAGAAGCTCTCCAGGCCTTTCCAGTCCCTCATCCACAGCAGAAGAACGTACAGAGAACTGAGACTCCTCAAACACATGAAACATGAGAAT GTTATTGGACTGCTGGATGTTTTCACTCCAGCAGCTTCTCTTGAAGAATTCAATGAGGT ATATCTTGTGACCAACCTGATGGGAGCCGATCTCAACAACATTGTCAAATTTCAGAGACTTTCAGATGAACATGTACAATTCCTCATTTATCAACTTCTCCGGGGCCTTAAG TACATCCATTCAGCTGGGCTGATCCACAGA GACTTAAAGCCAAGCAATGTAGCGGTGAATGAAGATTGTGAACTCAGG ATCCTGGATTTTGGATTAGCCAGGCAGACAGATGATGAGATGACGGGTTACGTGGCGACTCGTTGGTACCGAGCACCTGAGATCATGCTCAACTGGATGCATTACAACCAGACAG TGGATATCTGGTCTGTCGGATGCATCATGGGTGAACTTCTAAAGGGGAAGGTTTTGTTTCCTGGCAACGATT ATATAGATCAGCTCAAGAGAATCATGGAGGTTGTAGGCACTCCTACGCCTGACGTTTTGAAGAAGATATCCTCCGAACAT GCTCAGAAGTACATCCAGTCTCTTCCACACATGCCTCAGCAGGACCTGGAGAAGATATTTAGAGGAGCAAATCCTCTGG CGGttgatctgttaaaaaaaatgctggtgtTAGACTGTGATGGGAGGATTTCAGCCAGCGAAGCTCTGTGTCATTCGTACTTTTCCCAATACCACGATCCTGAAGATGAACCTGAGGCACCTCCGTATGATCAGACCCCTGAGAGCAAGGATCGCACGCTGGAGGAGTGGAAGG AGCTGGTGTTTGAGGAAGTTAGCAATTTTAAAGATCCTCCCAATAAACCTGAAAGTCTTCAGGCTGAACAATAA
- the LOC109079211 gene encoding hemagglutinin/amebocyte aggregation factor-like, translated as MRRAALFLLLTGLLAKGQELHWENGYDQSLNFNCPGGQSISYIKRQHDNHHEDRMWEFGCKNTFDSGADCFWSPYVNDFDQKFNYECPPHHIIAGMSSYHSNKHEDRRWQFYCCRSNGHCTASCEWTTYVNWFDELFHWTVPNQNYLVGAESYHENKHEDRRWKYKYCSKVQC; from the exons ATGAGGAGAGCggctttatttcttctgctgacgGGTCTCTTGGCCAAAGGACAAG AGTTGCACTGGGAAAATGGCTATGACCAGTCTCTTAATTTTAACTGCCCGGGAGGACAGTCGATATCCTACATAAAGAG ACAACATGATAATCATCATGAGGACCGGATGTGGGAGTTCGGCTGTAAAAACACCTTTGATTCTGGTGCAGACTGTTTCTGGTCACCTTACGTCAATGATTTTGACCAAAAGTTCAACTATGAGTGTCCACCGCACCACATCATCGCAGGAATGAGCAGCTATCACAGCAACAAGCACGAGGACAGACG cTGGCAATTTTACTGCTGTAGAAGTAACGGCCACTGTACTGCGAGCTGTGAGTGGACCACCTATGTGAACTGGTTTGATGAGCTCTTCCACTGGACCGTACCAAACCAAAACTACCTGGTGGGTGCTGAAAGCTACCATGaaaataaacatga agaCCGGCGCTGGAAGTACAAGTATTGTAGTAAAGTTCAATGCTGA
- the LOC109079208 gene encoding mitogen-activated protein kinase 11-like isoform X1 — protein sequence MSTRPGFYRQELNKTVWEVPERYQNLTPVGSGAYGSVCSAYDVRLRQKVAVKKLSRPFQSLIHSRRTYRELRLLKHMKHENVIGLLDVFTPAASLEEFNEVYLVTNLMGADLNNIVKFQRLSDEHVQFLIYQLLRGLKYIHSAGLIHRDLKPSNVAVNEDCELRVRKTLLLILLQSIHRKYLNYHSAFLLLIFIFFNQNCQILDFGLARQTDDEMTGYVATRWYRAPEIMLNWMHYNQTVDIWSVGCIMGELLKGKVLFPGNDYIDQLKRIMEVVGTPTPDVLKKISSEHAQKYIQSLPHMPQQDLEKIFRGANPLAVDLLKKMLVLDCDGRISASEALCHSYFSQYHDPEDEPEAPPYDQTPESKDRTLEEWKELVFEEVSNFKDPPNKPESLQAEQ from the exons ATGTCGACAAGACCGGGATTCTACCGGCAAGAACTAAACAAGACTGTCTGGGAGGTGCCAGAACGGTACCAGAATCTCACACCGGTTGGATCGGGGGCATATGGCTCAGTATG CTCAGCATATGATGTGCGCCTTCGTCAGAAAGTGGCCGTCAAGAAGCTCTCCAGGCCTTTCCAGTCCCTCATCCACAGCAGAAGAACGTACAGAGAACTGAGACTCCTCAAACACATGAAACATGAGAAT GTTATTGGACTGCTGGATGTTTTCACTCCAGCAGCTTCTCTTGAAGAATTCAATGAGGT ATATCTTGTGACCAACCTGATGGGAGCCGATCTCAACAACATTGTCAAATTTCAGAGACTTTCAGATGAACATGTACAATTCCTCATTTATCAACTTCTCCGGGGCCTTAAG TACATCCATTCAGCTGGGCTGATCCACAGA GACTTAAAGCCAAGCAATGTAGCGGTGAATGAAGATTGTGAACTCAGGGTGAGAAAAACTCTCCTTTTGATTCTTTTGCAGTCTATACACAGAAAATACCTGAATTACCACAGTGcatttcttttgttaatttttatattttttaatcaaaactgtCAGATCCTGGATTTTGGATTAGCCAGGCAGACAGATGATGAGATGACGGGTTACGTGGCGACTCGTTGGTACCGAGCACCTGAGATCATGCTCAACTGGATGCATTACAACCAGACAG TGGATATCTGGTCTGTCGGATGCATCATGGGTGAACTTCTAAAGGGGAAGGTTTTGTTTCCTGGCAACGATT ATATAGATCAGCTCAAGAGAATCATGGAGGTTGTAGGCACTCCTACGCCTGACGTTTTGAAGAAGATATCCTCCGAACAT GCTCAGAAGTACATCCAGTCTCTTCCACACATGCCTCAGCAGGACCTGGAGAAGATATTTAGAGGAGCAAATCCTCTGG CGGttgatctgttaaaaaaaatgctggtgtTAGACTGTGATGGGAGGATTTCAGCCAGCGAAGCTCTGTGTCATTCGTACTTTTCCCAATACCACGATCCTGAAGATGAACCTGAGGCACCTCCGTATGATCAGACCCCTGAGAGCAAGGATCGCACGCTGGAGGAGTGGAAGG AGCTGGTGTTTGAGGAAGTTAGCAATTTTAAAGATCCTCCCAATAAACCTGAAAGTCTTCAGGCTGAACAATAA
- the LOC122137114 gene encoding deleted in malignant brain tumors 1 protein-like, whose translation MESVRLVNGINSCSGRVEVLHNGTWGTVCDDGWDLTDAAVVCREMGCGDVIEAKSAASFGQGSGTIWMDDVLCAGNEFTLKSCSLNGWGIHNCTHQHDAGVICQSVRLVNGDNKCSGRVEVLHEQQWGTVCDDDWDLTDAVVVCREMGCGNVNEAKSKAYFGQGSGPIWMDDVNCAGTESSLMNCRTNGWGTHNCGHYEDAGVICSSESSVKALLGW comes from the exons atggaAT CTGTCAGGTTGGTGAATGGCATCAACTCTTGTTCTGgaagagtggaggttcttcataatGGAAcatggggaacagtgtgtgatgatggcTGGGATCTAACAGACGCTGCAGTGGTTTGCAGAGAGATGGGATGTGGGGATGTGATCGAGGCGAAGAGTGCTGCTTCTTTTGGCCAGGGATCAGGAACGATATGGATGGATGATGTACTATGTGCTGGGAATGAATTTACCCTGAAAAGCTGTTCTTTAAATGGATGGGGAATACACAACTGTACCCATCAACatgatgctggagtcatctgccaGT CTGTCAGGTTAGTGAATGGAGACAACAAGTGCTCTGGacgagtggaggttcttcatgagcagcagtggggaacagtgtgtgatgatgactGGGATCTAACAGATGCTGTAGTGGTTTGCAGAGAGATGGGCTGTGGGAATGTGAATGAAGCAAAGAGTAAAGCTTATTTTGGACAAGGATCAGGACCAATATGGATGGATGATGTAAACTGCGCTGGCACAGAGTCCTCACTGATGAACTGCAGGACAAATGGATGGGGAACACATAACTGTGGACATTACgaagatgctggagtcatctgcaGCAGTGAGTCATCTGTGAAG gctTTATTAGGTTGGTAA